Proteins encoded within one genomic window of Gloeobacter kilaueensis JS1:
- a CDS encoding DUF928 domain-containing protein: MRLSALTASLGLALVLAVPGIAAASPSFHLAQVSATYTVVLGDTLWGISRRFGLPLGNLIALNRDQVADPDLIRVGQILRLAPHRPEITATKPPAPRVASRKTGSKKPAQKPPTVKPPTVTQPQSADPRAYLSSLARDVLARHRRSILGSLPVQQLAGNRLGAAKRGSCAAAGQKLVALLPDTNLGQTVSDQPTFFWRMPALKPEWQSRALRTRFRLTAVDSQGLDIDPPLYQSEFDSGPPGIASLTLPVAIPTGENLRWTLSILCDPDDPDGNEYVKGWIRRVEASPQLAAELEKANLVDYPALYARAGLWFDALKYLSALRRKVSDASLDDDWAALLDQVQLGDVAKQPLTCRQDPAQTQGTCATVSPAPTHTPDNAQLPER; this comes from the coding sequence ATGAGACTGTCTGCGCTCACAGCGAGTCTGGGCCTCGCTCTCGTTCTGGCCGTACCGGGAATCGCTGCCGCCTCGCCGTCCTTTCATCTCGCCCAGGTATCCGCCACTTATACCGTCGTGCTGGGCGACACGCTCTGGGGTATCTCCCGCCGCTTTGGCCTGCCGCTGGGCAATCTCATCGCCCTCAACCGCGATCAGGTAGCCGATCCCGATCTGATCCGGGTCGGCCAGATCCTCCGCCTCGCACCGCACAGGCCGGAGATCACCGCTACGAAGCCACCCGCGCCGAGGGTGGCCAGCCGCAAAACCGGCAGCAAAAAGCCTGCTCAGAAACCACCCACTGTCAAACCGCCGACAGTCACCCAACCCCAGAGCGCCGATCCCCGCGCCTACTTGAGCAGTCTGGCGAGGGATGTGCTGGCGCGCCACCGCCGCTCGATCCTGGGTAGCCTACCGGTGCAGCAACTGGCAGGCAACCGCCTCGGAGCGGCCAAGCGCGGTTCCTGTGCCGCTGCCGGTCAGAAGCTCGTCGCCCTGCTGCCGGATACCAACCTTGGCCAGACCGTCTCCGACCAGCCCACCTTTTTCTGGCGGATGCCCGCACTGAAGCCGGAGTGGCAGAGCCGAGCGTTGCGCACGCGCTTCCGGCTCACGGCGGTCGATAGCCAGGGCCTCGACATCGACCCACCCCTCTACCAGAGCGAGTTCGACAGCGGCCCCCCCGGCATCGCAAGCCTCACCCTGCCGGTGGCGATTCCGACCGGAGAGAACCTGCGCTGGACCCTCAGCATCCTCTGTGACCCGGACGACCCGGACGGCAACGAGTACGTCAAAGGCTGGATTCGCCGGGTCGAAGCTTCGCCCCAACTGGCCGCCGAACTTGAAAAGGCGAATCTGGTCGATTACCCGGCCCTCTACGCCAGAGCCGGACTGTGGTTCGACGCTCTAAAGTATCTTTCTGCCCTGCGCCGCAAGGTCTCCGACGCCTCCCTCGACGACGACTGGGCGGCGCTGCTCGATCAAGTCCAGCTGGGCGACGTTGCAAAACAGCCGCTCACCTGCCGCCAGGATCCGGCCCAAACCCAGGGCACCTGCGCCACCGTTTCCCCTGCTCCCACCCACACTCCCGACAATGCCCAACTACCCGAACGCTAA
- a CDS encoding O-linked N-acetylglucosamine transferase, giving the protein MQSLEADELLRIPRLYFQREYDQLSELLLGLLAHFEQNTYVEMSPELAHGVDLFVAHFLYVFSQDDYVLSEPFIPRFLRLNPVISNLVALSSFETTDPFLEILRHRPRNFARILILYSARNRSRFESALFFQAEPALASLWYGAYLETYRSALVNPEAQVNLKAHLRSMGERLNTLHNFSDIFFGATYIDGEADRAIKQWINLSIQTGFAATGVRCENTPNPRKLAVATGFWFARHSVYRTLSKFVEALEGEYELTLLHLGDWRNDLELKPFAAVHHIQIEGGQLDLSSIARNDFSVLYFPDIGMNAESILLSNLRIAPVQICGTGHPLSTCGAQIDYFISGAAVEAQLAERHYTERLVLLPGLGAVHNLPRYSLKHPPRIDSRIVINCPWYAQKVNHAHLKLLLEIVGSTAKTVRFRFFSGGALLKKNDYLPFARDLKRILGAEQVEVVPALPYDEYMEQMEQGDFCLDSYHFGGSNVVADCLHLQKPIVTLEGDHWYNRIGSQMLREVSLAELVARHPEQYVRLAVRLIEDADYRLHLQTVLARQNAKGILFDSDDGHSFKAAIDYLSRHHQALQQQQARTPIFIQPATRESPADNAPA; this is encoded by the coding sequence ATGCAGAGTCTGGAAGCCGATGAGTTGCTGCGCATCCCCCGGCTCTATTTTCAGCGCGAATACGACCAGCTCTCGGAGCTGTTGCTCGGACTGCTCGCACACTTCGAGCAGAACACCTATGTCGAGATGTCGCCGGAGCTAGCCCACGGCGTCGATCTCTTCGTCGCCCACTTTTTGTACGTCTTTAGCCAGGACGACTACGTTTTATCGGAGCCCTTCATCCCGCGCTTCCTCCGGCTCAACCCGGTCATCTCAAATCTGGTCGCCCTCTCCAGCTTCGAGACGACCGATCCGTTTCTTGAAATTCTGCGCCACCGGCCCCGCAACTTCGCCCGCATCCTGATTCTTTACTCGGCCAGAAACCGCTCCCGCTTCGAGAGTGCTCTGTTTTTTCAAGCCGAGCCAGCCCTCGCCTCGCTCTGGTACGGGGCGTATCTGGAGACCTACCGCTCTGCCCTCGTCAACCCCGAGGCCCAGGTGAACCTCAAAGCACACCTGCGATCGATGGGCGAAAGACTAAATACTCTGCACAACTTCAGCGACATCTTCTTCGGTGCCACCTACATCGACGGTGAGGCCGACAGGGCGATCAAACAGTGGATCAACCTGAGCATCCAGACAGGCTTCGCCGCCACGGGCGTCCGCTGCGAGAACACCCCCAATCCTCGCAAACTGGCCGTCGCCACCGGCTTCTGGTTCGCTCGTCACTCCGTCTACCGCACGCTCTCAAAGTTCGTCGAGGCCCTGGAAGGCGAGTACGAACTGACCCTGCTGCACCTGGGGGACTGGCGCAACGATCTGGAACTGAAGCCCTTTGCCGCCGTACATCACATTCAGATCGAAGGTGGCCAGCTCGACCTCTCCTCGATCGCCCGCAACGACTTTTCGGTGCTCTACTTTCCAGACATCGGCATGAACGCGGAAAGCATCCTGCTCTCTAACCTGCGCATCGCCCCTGTCCAGATCTGCGGCACCGGTCATCCCCTCAGCACCTGCGGAGCCCAGATCGACTACTTCATCAGCGGCGCAGCGGTCGAAGCCCAACTTGCCGAACGCCATTATACGGAGCGGCTCGTGCTGCTGCCGGGCCTCGGTGCCGTCCACAACCTGCCGCGCTACTCGCTCAAGCATCCGCCCCGAATCGATAGTCGGATCGTAATCAACTGCCCCTGGTATGCCCAGAAAGTGAACCACGCGCACCTGAAACTATTGCTTGAGATCGTCGGTAGCACAGCAAAAACCGTTCGCTTTCGCTTCTTCTCGGGCGGTGCGCTGCTCAAGAAAAACGATTACCTGCCCTTCGCCCGAGACCTCAAGCGCATTCTCGGTGCGGAGCAGGTGGAGGTGGTCCCGGCACTGCCCTACGACGAATACATGGAGCAGATGGAGCAGGGCGATTTTTGCCTCGACAGCTATCACTTCGGTGGCTCGAACGTCGTCGCCGATTGCCTGCACCTGCAAAAGCCGATCGTCACCCTCGAAGGTGATCACTGGTACAACCGGATCGGCTCCCAGATGCTCCGGGAGGTGAGCCTCGCAGAACTGGTTGCCCGTCACCCTGAGCAGTACGTCCGCCTGGCTGTCCGGCTGATCGAAGATGCAGATTACCGGCTGCATCTTCAGACGGTGCTCGCCCGCCAGAATGCAAAAGGTATCCTCTTCGATTCGGATGATGGCCACTCTTTTAAGGCGGCGATCGACTATCTGAGCCGGCATCACCAAGCCCTGCAACAGCAGCAGGCAAGAACCCCAATATTTATTCAGCCTGCAACCAGGGAAAGCCCTGCGGATAACGCTCCTGCATGA
- a CDS encoding CHAT domain-containing protein, with protein sequence MPNYPNAKLRLRLVSTLAALALSLSLQSALKAQPPTHIQSAADGTGTLVAPNGNLYTITGGTTSGNGANLFHSFSSFGLSQGQIANFLANPSIQNILGRVTGGSASFIDGLLRVTGSNANLFLLNPAGIVFGPHASLNVPAAFTATSANGIAFGSHWFNASGPNNYAALNGPPGTLAFTMTRPGAIINAGNLSVGPGQALSLIGGTVLSTGHLSGGQVTVAAVPGEHYVRLGQAGSPLSIEVPVSGGELPTNWNLPILSLPELLTGTGTGLTVGADGQVRLAGSQLVVGSGDVSARQLEADSALLSADRNLVLRESQLRTARDLTLEAGNTVTIRDSGTPPVRFEAGNELTIQGRAGIDILALGHPGTPFTSGGNTRLVSDGTISADAHFASDRNFSVEKFDGTPATLHSLHDPIFNVRGDFSQGAYTGASIKVVAGGNISFGNTAAPADIVITGPDTTGNLPANDPDSATLSVSRAVILQAGGSVLTGNITTSSDQGDVGPIRLTASSGTITTGTLNASSFGNLPSGSGGAITLTASGDIRTGDILTSSSNTSPAGNSTLFGSGGAISLTSNQGTIAAGTLDASTSGDNSSGNGGAITLTANQGTITAAGLVSASSSTIGQAGNGGNIVVSANGDLSPGNLSSSSFGNTAAGNGGSITLTSGNGNIVVGAIDSSAFAFNGIQGRGGSVAFSAGNGNIATASINSASGSPSSLTNGNTSNGGAITLTARGDIITGDLQSFSWSDFNTAANGSAVTVTSSNGNIATGSIESFSIGGNGSAGNGGAIALTANNGTVTSSFLQSYSSGFNGAAGNGGSILVSANGNIAAAEVDSFASGNAAVGNGGAITFTSNRGNITTSVVESLSVSGNATAGNGGAITLIANNGTIVTNVLDSFSTGAVAGNGGNISLTASNGITVSSSINPGSFAGDGNVGTGGAVSLQGPVTFDSSGGGLAISGASTITTGNVTGTGPANFSATGNIGTGNIATNGGAITLTSTGGAVATGSLNSSSATGGAPISIAYQGPQFVVNGAAGSFTSGSTGSITSNANNSVQSGTLSGSFSQGDIAINGPAVTPPPPPPPPPPPPPVVEPPPPPPVVETPPPSPVQQILASSASPINPQNVVSNVAQTPLASRNASIPQNPLASLNTALPGTATAANDVARYYGLPFNARPLSLPEMQENLRKVATATGKQPAIIIVDLQTNLLTLITPDNRTIVSIPLGVSSTALRNRSDELRREIDDPSNTTSNRYLATSRQLYNWIIAPLEPDLQAQKIDTIAFQLDSGLRLLPLAALNDGKQFLPEKYAFSLIPSINLLNTEYDPVRVRESRVLAMGASSFKDDVPLPAVPVELRTVTQEAGGSVFLNQDFTLGNLKAQSSRFGILHIATHADFNRGAADRSYIQLSDTRLGLDQLRSLGWNQQNIELLVLSACRTAFGDTDTELGFAGLAVGAGVKTAVATLWRSSDIGTFGLMTAFYGDLKALPTKADALRAAQIALLRGQVRLEGDQLRTDKQSIPLPADLRGTGPVNLSHPYYWSGFTMIGSPW encoded by the coding sequence ATGCCCAACTACCCGAACGCTAAGCTGCGCCTGCGCCTCGTATCCACCCTCGCCGCCCTGGCCCTCAGCCTGAGCCTCCAGAGTGCCCTCAAAGCCCAACCGCCGACCCACATCCAGAGCGCTGCCGACGGCACCGGCACCCTGGTTGCACCGAACGGCAACCTCTACACCATCACCGGCGGCACCACCTCCGGCAACGGGGCCAACCTCTTTCACAGCTTCAGTAGTTTTGGCCTCAGCCAGGGGCAGATCGCCAACTTTCTTGCCAACCCCAGCATCCAGAACATCCTGGGCCGGGTGACCGGCGGCAGTGCCTCGTTCATCGATGGCCTCTTGCGGGTGACGGGCAGCAACGCCAACCTGTTCTTGCTCAATCCCGCCGGTATCGTCTTTGGTCCGCACGCCAGCTTGAACGTACCGGCTGCTTTTACGGCGACGAGCGCCAACGGCATTGCCTTCGGCTCCCACTGGTTCAACGCCAGCGGCCCCAACAACTACGCCGCTTTGAACGGTCCACCCGGTACCCTCGCTTTTACCATGACGAGGCCAGGAGCGATTATCAACGCCGGTAACCTGAGCGTCGGCCCCGGTCAGGCGCTCTCGCTCATCGGCGGCACCGTCCTCAGCACAGGCCACCTGAGCGGAGGACAGGTGACAGTCGCGGCGGTACCGGGCGAACACTACGTCCGCCTCGGTCAGGCGGGCAGCCCCCTCAGCATCGAAGTGCCCGTGAGCGGCGGCGAACTGCCCACCAACTGGAACCTGCCCATCCTTTCGCTGCCAGAATTGCTTACCGGCACCGGCACTGGTTTAACAGTGGGAGCGGATGGCCAGGTCCGTCTTGCCGGTTCGCAGCTCGTCGTCGGCTCTGGCGATGTAAGCGCGCGTCAGCTCGAAGCGGATTCAGCGCTCCTGTCCGCCGATCGCAACCTCGTGCTGCGCGAAAGCCAACTGCGCACCGCCCGCGATCTCACTCTTGAAGCCGGAAATACCGTCACGATCCGCGACAGTGGGACGCCGCCGGTGCGCTTCGAGGCCGGGAACGAGCTGACCATCCAGGGCAGGGCGGGCATCGACATCCTGGCCCTGGGCCATCCGGGCACCCCCTTTACCAGCGGCGGCAACACGCGCCTGGTGAGCGACGGTACGATCTCGGCGGACGCCCACTTTGCAAGCGATCGCAACTTTTCGGTTGAGAAGTTCGATGGCACCCCAGCCACCCTGCACAGCCTGCACGACCCGATCTTCAACGTCCGGGGCGACTTCAGCCAGGGAGCCTACACCGGTGCCTCGATCAAAGTCGTCGCCGGGGGCAACATCAGCTTCGGCAACACGGCGGCCCCGGCGGATATCGTGATCACTGGCCCCGACACCACCGGCAACCTGCCCGCGAACGATCCCGACTCTGCCACCTTGAGCGTCAGCCGGGCGGTGATCCTCCAGGCTGGGGGCAGCGTCCTCACCGGCAACATCACCACATCGAGCGATCAGGGCGACGTGGGTCCGATCCGACTCACCGCCAGTAGCGGCACGATCACCACCGGCACACTGAACGCTTCGTCCTTCGGCAACCTTCCGAGTGGCAGCGGCGGAGCGATCACCCTGACTGCCAGCGGCGATATCCGCACCGGCGACATTCTGACCAGTTCCTCGAACACTTCACCTGCGGGCAACAGCACCCTGTTCGGCAGCGGCGGGGCGATCAGCCTGACTTCCAATCAAGGAACGATTGCCGCCGGAACCCTCGACGCCTCCACTTCTGGCGACAACAGTTCAGGCAACGGCGGGGCGATCACCCTGACGGCCAATCAAGGAACGATCACTGCGGCTGGCCTCGTCTCCGCTTCGTCGAGCACAATTGGCCAGGCAGGCAACGGCGGCAATATCGTTGTCAGCGCCAACGGCGATCTCTCCCCTGGCAACCTGAGCAGCAGTTCTTTTGGCAACACTGCTGCGGGCAACGGTGGCAGCATCACCCTGACTTCCGGTAACGGAAATATCGTCGTCGGTGCCATCGATTCCTCTGCCTTTGCCTTCAACGGCATCCAGGGACGTGGCGGAAGCGTCGCCTTCAGTGCCGGTAACGGAAACATTGCGACCGCTTCGATCAACTCTGCCTCCGGCAGCCCTTCATCGCTTACCAACGGCAATACGAGCAACGGCGGGGCAATTACCCTTACCGCCCGTGGAGATATCATCACCGGAGATCTGCAATCTTTCTCCTGGAGCGACTTCAATACTGCGGCCAACGGTAGTGCTGTTACCGTCACCTCCAGCAACGGCAACATCGCCACGGGTTCAATCGAGTCCTTCTCGATTGGCGGTAATGGCAGTGCCGGTAACGGTGGAGCAATTGCCCTCACAGCCAACAACGGCACTGTCACCTCAAGCTTCCTCCAATCGTACTCAAGCGGTTTCAACGGTGCTGCCGGCAACGGTGGCAGCATTCTTGTCAGTGCAAACGGCAATATCGCTGCTGCTGAGGTAGATAGCTTTGCCTCCGGGAATGCTGCTGTGGGAAACGGTGGGGCAATTACTTTCACTTCCAATCGCGGCAACATCACCACCAGTGTCGTGGAATCGCTCTCGGTGAGCGGCAACGCTACTGCAGGCAATGGTGGCGCGATTACCCTGATAGCCAACAACGGCACGATCGTTACGAATGTCCTGGATTCGTTCTCGACGGGTGCCGTCGCTGGTAACGGCGGCAACATCTCGCTCACTGCCAGCAATGGCATTACTGTCTCGTCATCTATCAACCCTGGCTCATTCGCGGGTGACGGCAATGTGGGCACTGGTGGGGCGGTGAGTCTGCAGGGACCGGTCACTTTCGATAGCAGCGGCGGTGGTCTAGCGATTAGCGGTGCTTCGACAATCACGACCGGCAACGTCACAGGAACCGGTCCTGCGAATTTCTCTGCCACCGGAAATATTGGCACGGGCAACATCGCCACCAACGGTGGAGCCATTACTCTCACGAGTACGGGCGGAGCGGTAGCCACCGGCAGTCTCAATTCCAGTTCCGCCACCGGCGGTGCGCCAATCTCGATCGCCTACCAGGGACCACAGTTCGTCGTCAACGGTGCAGCGGGTAGCTTTACCAGCGGCTCCACCGGTTCCATCACAAGCAATGCGAATAACAGCGTGCAGAGTGGCACCCTCTCCGGTAGTTTCAGCCAGGGTGACATTGCAATCAACGGCCCCGCCGTTACACCTCCACCACCCCCCCCACCGCCACCACCGCCACCTCCGGTCGTGGAACCACCCCCACCGCCCCCCGTGGTCGAAACGCCACCGCCTTCACCGGTTCAGCAGATTCTCGCCAGCAGTGCTTCGCCAATTAATCCCCAGAACGTCGTGAGCAACGTTGCCCAGACGCCCCTCGCAAGCCGCAACGCCTCGATTCCCCAGAACCCGCTCGCTTCGCTCAATACGGCTCTACCGGGAACGGCGACGGCAGCGAACGATGTCGCCCGCTACTACGGACTGCCGTTCAACGCCCGGCCCCTCTCGCTGCCGGAGATGCAGGAGAATTTGCGCAAGGTAGCGACGGCTACCGGCAAGCAACCGGCGATTATCATCGTCGATCTGCAGACCAACCTGCTGACTTTGATTACCCCCGACAACCGCACGATCGTGAGCATCCCGCTGGGGGTGAGCAGTACTGCCCTGCGCAACCGATCGGACGAGTTGCGCCGCGAAATCGACGATCCGAGCAACACCACCTCCAACCGCTACCTCGCCACCTCCCGGCAGCTCTACAACTGGATCATCGCTCCCTTGGAGCCGGATCTGCAGGCCCAAAAAATCGACACGATCGCCTTCCAGCTCGACAGTGGTCTCAGGTTGTTGCCCCTGGCCGCCCTCAACGACGGCAAGCAATTTTTGCCCGAAAAGTACGCCTTCAGTCTGATCCCGAGCATTAACCTGCTCAACACCGAGTACGACCCGGTGCGGGTGCGCGAATCGCGGGTGCTGGCGATGGGAGCGTCGAGCTTCAAGGACGACGTGCCCCTGCCGGCGGTGCCGGTGGAGCTGAGGACCGTCACCCAGGAGGCGGGCGGCTCGGTCTTTCTCAACCAGGACTTTACCCTGGGCAACCTCAAGGCCCAGTCCTCCCGCTTCGGCATCCTTCACATCGCCACCCACGCTGACTTTAATCGGGGAGCAGCCGATCGCTCCTATATCCAGTTGAGCGACACGCGCCTGGGCCTCGATCAGCTGCGCAGCCTGGGCTGGAATCAGCAAAATATCGAACTGCTGGTACTGAGCGCCTGCCGCACGGCCTTCGGCGACACCGACACCGAACTCGGTTTTGCCGGTCTGGCGGTGGGGGCGGGGGTAAAGACGGCGGTCGCCACCCTCTGGCGCTCGTCGGATATCGGCACCTTTGGGCTGATGACCGCCTTCTACGGCGATCTCAAAGCTCTGCCCACCAAGGCCGACGCCCTGCGCGCCGCCCAGATCGCCCTGCTGCGCGGTCAGGTGCGGCTCGAAGGCGACCAGTTGCGCACCGACAAACAGAGCATTCCGCTCCCTGCAGATCTGCGCGGCACCGGCCCAGTCAACCTGTCGCACCCTTACTACTGGTCCGGATTCACGATGATCGGCAGTCCCTGGTAA
- a CDS encoding glycosyltransferase family A protein: MVFVSIITPATGNPLLKQAVESVQKQDYEFLEHFIVIDGQPREAQVLEVLAGLSFRKQASLMCLPYPTGTGRYNGHRIYGAAGFLVRGDYLICLDEDNWLEPEHVSSLVRSVGERGLEWGYALRNIVDPAGRFVIKDDCESLGKWPSYLDDSDFHIDVNCYFLRKNVAISIAPLWYRRAKEPGVQSVDRAICGHLLEYFPHFQTTGRYTVNYRTGSTEQSVQPEFFIRGNQVMQERYPQGFPWLQAE; encoded by the coding sequence ATGGTTTTTGTCTCGATCATCACCCCGGCCACGGGCAACCCACTGCTCAAGCAGGCGGTCGAGAGCGTCCAGAAGCAGGATTACGAGTTTCTGGAACATTTCATTGTCATCGACGGCCAGCCGCGCGAGGCGCAGGTACTGGAGGTTCTAGCAGGGCTCTCGTTTCGTAAGCAGGCGTCGCTGATGTGTCTGCCCTACCCCACCGGCACCGGTCGCTACAACGGCCATCGAATCTACGGGGCCGCCGGTTTTCTGGTGCGGGGCGATTATTTGATTTGTCTGGACGAAGACAACTGGCTGGAACCGGAGCACGTCTCGTCGCTGGTGCGTTCGGTGGGGGAGCGGGGGCTGGAATGGGGCTACGCTCTGCGCAATATCGTCGATCCGGCAGGCCGCTTCGTGATCAAAGACGACTGCGAGAGCCTGGGGAAGTGGCCTTCCTATCTGGATGACAGCGACTTTCACATCGATGTCAACTGCTATTTTCTCAGAAAAAACGTCGCCATCTCGATTGCTCCCCTCTGGTACCGACGGGCGAAGGAGCCGGGTGTACAGAGCGTCGATCGGGCAATCTGTGGGCATTTGCTGGAATATTTTCCGCACTTTCAGACCACCGGTCGCTATACAGTCAATTACCGGACAGGATCGACGGAGCAATCGGTGCAGCCAGAATTTTTTATACGCGGCAACCAGGTCATGCAGGAGCGTTATCCGCAGGGCTTTCCCTGGTTGCAGGCTGAATAA
- a CDS encoding ShlB/FhaC/HecB family hemolysin secretion/activation protein, producing MPTIRLLLFVLPGLLFQAPALLAQALPQQPLPGTPATTPPANPNQDRFPQPQPAPLAPLPPEPATPLPLPTPAPAPAAGNQTVAVGRVEVTGSTILSAEQIAVITRPVEGQTLTREQILSSVVIPLTSLYIDRGYLTSRAELASVEDGAVRVRILEGTISRIEVEGTQRLNTSYVRDRVALAVSKPLNTSRLEDQLRLLRTDPLLANVEATLRRGEASDQSVLIVRVSEAPALATSLSFDNYSPPAVGSERGIASLAYRNLTGIGDTLAFGYSVSTGAANIYDVNYRVPLNPMDGTLALRFAATNTKITEPPFNTVGIAGTSELAEISYRQPLFRSFSEEFALSLGFTYQSGQTVIFSNLPTPFGIGPDANGVSRTSVFKFGQDYLSRDEVGAWLVRSQFSFGTGIFGATINGDSIPDSRFVSWLGQFSRLQLLGSGNALIFQGDLQLSFDPLLAAQQYILGGVQSVRGYRQNARQGDNGFRLSVEGRFPVVRNDAGQPVFQLAPFVEGGGVWNAGGNPNLLPDKRFLITAGLGFLWQALPGLNLRVDYGIPFVFLPDRGSNLQDNGFYFSLSYQPQ from the coding sequence ATGCCCACCATCCGCCTGCTTTTATTTGTGTTGCCGGGTTTACTGTTCCAGGCACCGGCCCTGTTGGCCCAGGCACTGCCCCAGCAACCCCTGCCCGGCACACCAGCGACGACGCCACCGGCCAACCCGAACCAGGACCGCTTTCCCCAGCCCCAACCGGCTCCCCTCGCTCCTCTGCCGCCGGAACCGGCGACGCCGCTGCCGCTGCCCACTCCGGCCCCAGCCCCAGCAGCGGGCAACCAGACCGTAGCGGTGGGCCGGGTGGAGGTGACAGGCAGCACGATCTTGAGCGCCGAGCAGATTGCGGTCATCACCCGCCCCGTCGAAGGGCAGACGCTTACCCGCGAGCAGATTCTAAGTAGCGTCGTCATCCCGCTTACGAGCCTCTACATCGATCGCGGCTATCTCACCTCCCGCGCCGAGCTGGCGAGTGTCGAGGATGGTGCAGTGCGCGTGCGCATTCTCGAAGGCACGATCTCCCGCATCGAGGTCGAGGGCACCCAGCGGCTGAATACCAGCTACGTGCGCGACCGGGTTGCCCTGGCGGTGAGCAAACCCCTCAACACCTCCCGCCTCGAAGATCAGCTGCGCCTGCTGCGCACCGACCCGCTGCTTGCCAACGTCGAGGCGACCCTGCGTCGGGGCGAAGCGAGCGATCAGAGTGTGCTCATCGTCCGGGTGAGCGAAGCACCGGCCCTCGCCACCAGCCTGAGCTTCGACAACTACTCGCCCCCGGCGGTCGGTTCCGAGCGCGGCATCGCCTCCCTCGCCTACCGCAACCTCACCGGTATCGGCGACACCCTCGCCTTCGGCTACTCCGTCTCGACTGGAGCGGCCAACATCTACGATGTCAACTACCGCGTGCCGCTCAATCCGATGGACGGCACCCTGGCGCTGCGCTTCGCCGCCACCAACACCAAGATCACCGAGCCGCCCTTTAACACCGTCGGGATCGCCGGTACCTCCGAGCTGGCGGAGATCAGCTACCGTCAGCCTTTGTTTCGCTCCTTCAGCGAAGAATTTGCCCTCTCCCTGGGTTTCACCTACCAGAGCGGCCAGACGGTGATCTTCAGCAACCTGCCCACCCCCTTCGGCATCGGCCCGGATGCCAACGGCGTGAGCCGCACGAGCGTCTTCAAGTTTGGCCAGGACTATCTGAGCCGCGACGAAGTAGGAGCCTGGCTGGTCCGCTCGCAGTTCAGCTTTGGCACGGGCATCTTTGGGGCGACGATTAACGGCGACTCGATTCCCGACAGCCGCTTCGTAAGCTGGCTGGGCCAGTTCTCGCGCCTGCAGCTTCTGGGTTCAGGCAACGCCCTCATCTTTCAAGGCGACCTGCAGCTTTCTTTTGACCCGCTATTGGCGGCTCAGCAGTACATCCTGGGCGGTGTGCAGTCGGTGCGTGGCTACCGGCAGAATGCCCGCCAGGGCGACAACGGCTTTCGGCTCTCGGTGGAGGGCCGCTTCCCGGTGGTGCGAAACGACGCCGGTCAGCCGGTCTTTCAACTTGCCCCCTTCGTCGAGGGCGGCGGCGTCTGGAACGCGGGCGGCAACCCCAACCTGCTGCCGGATAAGCGCTTTCTCATCACCGCCGGGCTCGGCTTTCTCTGGCAGGCGCTGCCGGGGTTGAACCTGCGGGTCGATTACGGCATTCCCTTCGTCTTTTTGCCCGATCGGGGCAGCAACCTCCAGGACAACGGCTTTTACTTCAGCCTCAGCTACCAGCCCCAGTAG